From Pseudorasbora parva isolate DD20220531a chromosome 14, ASM2467924v1, whole genome shotgun sequence:
aagtgtgtttaaaatgatgttatgacgttactccgtgcgttcacttgttcacactgctaagagtaaagcactcctgccaaataaaaccggaaaccgagggtagcgcagatatgatgcgattgacaggcgactccctcagacgctatgctgaaacgtcccggtccttagttaaaatagcaattttctcacaatttacaaatagttggaaacatttgggatattgtaagaactcaactgaacaaaatatataacactggcctagtggtttttggatattttactgcaaaatactacatagtgcccCTTTAAAGGTTAAGAAAGagaaaatgttcatattttAATGGATAGAGAAAGGAAGACTGCATGTTTGTATTTATGACCTGTAGGTTCCTGTAGTGAATTGTACTCCGGCAGTGTGACGTCTTGGCTGTTTGTTCGTTGGTGTAAAACAAGCCACACAGGTTGCAATAAAATCCCGTCCTTGGCACAATGAACTCCACACCTGCCAAAACAACAAAAGCAGCCAGAAATCAGAACACCACCAAAACGCCACATTTTCTGAgctatatactgtatgtgtgtgtgtgtgtatgtgcaggGGTGTAAAGTCAGCTCTTCTGTGAGGGAATCAAGTGCGTTAGCTGTGTGGTAATGAGTACACAAGCTCGGGCCTCGGGGGTGCAATTCACACCTCACTCAACGGGATGACAAATGCTCCACTGACATCAGCTGGCCTTAAAGGCTTCAGTTACCCACTGAGAGCCTACATCACAGCCAGAGCGGTTCATTAGCGCTGCCTGCACAGCAAAGCACTGCTATTCCTATTGCTCATACTTTCTTCTTCCGGACTACACTGTGTTCGGCTCGACTCTTTTGACCCTGTTGGACGTACCTAACGGTATGCTGTGTTCACTGATGGCTTTCTCCTGATCCTGAGACGGTGATGCAGCAGAGATGTCTGTCGCCTGAGGTGAAGGGGCCGGTAATGACTCAGGAATATCTAGAATAGAAAAACAGGTGGAATAAAATGCTTAAAGGTTTGTTGTGAATCACGGACGTGAGGACGTTATTTCATCTAAGCCTGTAAATCACATTAAACTGCCACCGCACCCACGCTTTTAGTGCCATGCACTACTGTTCGAGGCTACTGTAGTTATGAGGATCTACTAAGAACTACGTATTAGTATCAGGAAGTAACATTCCCCAACACTGGGTTCATACACGCATTTACTGACAAACTAGTCGGTTGTGGGTACCTTTCTTCTGACTGTCCTGTTTGAGACATGGCTCCTTGTTGTCCGTCTCTGCCGCCTTTCTCTCGTCATTACTCGAGTCTGTCACTTTCCCAGTCTCACTTGTGCTGCTGTGGTTTGGAGGCCCCGATGGTGTGGCTGTGTTGGTCTGTGTATCCATTTCAGCGGTGGTGCAGGTCTCCTCCAAAGCACTCTTGAACTCATGGGACGGGAACTGGTTGAGTTGAGAGACCGGCTGCTCTGGGGCAGATGCCTTCAGGGGTGTCTCACCGGGGCAGGACCGAGCACCCCCAGAGCTTTGCTTTGGGACCAAATCCAGTGTTGGAAGGGTAGGAAGCTCCACCACGTTGTCCTCGACTTCTGTTGGGGTCTTGGCATTTGGTTTAGGGCTCTCTGTCGTCGACTCAACTCCCCGGTCCTCCTCTTGAAAATCAGGTAGATCCGGTTCAACTATAGAGTCATCCTCTCCTCCGACTTCATCTACAGTCACCAGTTCCTCCATGCTTTTAGGATACCAactctcctcctctccatcaTCTCCACTTTCCAGTCCCTTGgcaagaaattaatactttcattcagcaaggatgcattaaattgatcaatatacacagtaaagacattcatcatgttacaaaagatttctattccaaataaatgctgttttatttgaattttctattcatcaaagaacaaTGGATGACAAATTTATTATAACTGTATCATAATATTCCAGGTTGACAATGTCgagattcatcaggctcaaattgtgaaagaatggttgggagggggcaggaagaatcattttcacacttgaacctgaccaaaaaaatgtatgcacctcttgatggaaataaatgtgatgttatttccatcaagtggtgcatacatttttggtcaagatcaTGTTTTGtgaatttaaggtctggactcagaggtgtcaattcatgtgtgaaaattattcttcatgctccctcccaaccattctttcacaatttgagcctgaggaatcttgacattgtcatcctggaatagcCAGGATGTGTCTTCCTATatgtgtttaagaaatgaaaagacaCTCCATAACACATAAACACTCCATCAGTTAGTgatagaagaactgttgccaaacatgtatcatttgcctatttaaattcaAACAGCAACTTTTTTTGTCCTGGCAGTGTATATTGAGAATAATATATCATGACGCACGGATCCATTGTACAGTTACACATGCGTTttatttctcaactgtttacgttcacttaaaACATAATTGGCTGAGTTTATATGAACATTCGCCAAGACtggcattttgacattattttgtgtgtatttgactgttaaAACGCAATAAGAAGCAGAAAAGGCAGTTTTATGTGCACACACTTTGGGTAATGAGTAAAATCTGGAGCAATGCAAAACTCCCACTCTGAAAGCCTCTGTTACAGCATCCGGAGCAAATGAAAgaagtgagtgagtggaggtgtGCAACTTGTGTGTAACTCACAGTCGGAGAGATGAGAGCGACAGCGTATTGTGTCTATTCTGCGGCAAATAAGCATTGGAAGCGTTTGAGATATTTCAGTTTTGATATAAGTTTGGTTTTAGTcggttatttgatgctataaaaacggggagtgtgacgtcatgattgacagttgagactgacgtcttctctgagtgaaatTGTCACttaggcactaacagacttttttctgcatttttgggagcagattggtgcTTTAGCTTTAAATTTCTACATTcgcataactgtttatttcacaccaacataatgaattgttctgcatctgtgagagcgCGGACAGGCTTTTGATATCAcagctctacttcctgctctctacagCGCAGACTCCCATCCCAAATCTgcgcaagatgtcagcgccatatTTGGACATTGGCGGCTTcacttttcttcagtggaagGCAGTGAGGAcgcgtcgtccatatttttttatggtctTGGCTGAAATACAGCAGCATTTGGtggggtgttaatgtcaagccccgTATTCTTGCTTGGTTAATTTTCCCACTCTAGCTAGAAAATGGCTGCGCAAATGGATTTTTAAATGCCAATCAagtgtttatattatatttattacttGTGGTATTGTAATTCCAAGGAAGACAAAAAATACAGCCATAATTTAAATGTGGGATACCTTCTTACGTCTTGCAAAAAAACTCCCAATTTGGAGACAGGTGGTCACCCTATAGATGAATGAATGTTTACCTCACTGTCCCCATCTCTGTCACACTTTGAGGACTCTTCAGGTTTGCTGTTATGAGGAGATGCTGATCTTTCTTTGGCTTTATGTTCTTCCTTctgtaatgcattaaaaaagcAGTGCTATTCAAATACTGTCTTGAAGGGTTTTATTACCTAACGAATAGAGAATCATAGTTTTATAAATATCCTATCTATCTATTCTGCTATTAGTGTGGCAAGCAACATCTAGTTGGTATCTGAGAGGTAATGAGGGTCTGATCTAGTGTTTATTCATATAACCGTATTCCACAGAATAAATATGCAATTGTTTtgtaattcatacatttttatctTCATGCAGTCATCAGTTGtacatatacatttttcttttgctTTTCTTTTCGTGACAGCTGTACAAGACATGTAAAGACAGCTGTGTCCAGGGTCATGAAGGTCAGTAACGCTCCACATGTATCCACTGACACACTTGCCCTTTGTAGGTTTTACAGGTCCCTCCCTATATGTTAAAATGTGAGAATGAATCATTAGTAGATCATGTTTGCCTTGTGTGGATGTATCATGCTGTTCCAGCGATGAACCTTGAAGGGAAAGGATATCACCTATGTTTTATCTAATGGTGTGTTTGCGAGGGTGGTTTAGGAATATGACAGGCATGTGACCAGGCAAAAGGAACAGTCTCCAGGAGAAATCAACGGCCACCCAGATGAGCGATTTACAGCTCACCTGTAACCCGTATGACAGTTGCTTACGAATGAGAactaagggccagatttactaaacctCAAATTAGCGTGATGGCAGTGGAAAGTTCTGTGCGTGATCGACTGACGACACGCAAATTAAAGAACAGACGCAGCCAgaacatttccataatgaccagcgcaatctaccaagagcagcgcaaattagctaataatatatatataggcctatacacacacacacacacacacacacacacacacacacacacacacacacacacacacacacacacacacacacacacacaaatctataatacatttaatattcaTAACTCTGAAGTGTATGGTTTCAAATCTTGTGATTCAGTTGAAACATTATCCACAGTTGTTCTCAAAAGTATCCCTAATGAGGATGTGAAAGGTGTAGGACATGCCTGATTTTCGGACTCTTTCTCCTCCTTATCTTGTTTTCGGCTAGACCTCTTGCTACGTCCTCTGTCTTCAGCAATCCGGCTGGAGCTTGTGTCGTCCGTCACGTCTGACTCCGAGTGTCGTGGCCTGTGATAGTCGCCACCTTCCCGTCTCTTACTTTTCCCTTCATGTCTCTGATGTTGTGGCCTGCTCAGTTTATCAGTCTTGTAAAGTGAATCCTTCTTGTAAAAGTCATCTATGGAGTGGtaggaggagaaggaggaacCCTGAGGACTTCCGCGTGGGTACCAATCCCTGCCCCGCTCGTCCCCGGGCCCCATACGAGGGCTGATCCGGTCCCCTGATTTAAGGTAGGGTTTCCTGCGCTCGGACAGCCACCCGTTGGCTCGCTCCTCTTCGTCATTCCTCCAGTCGTCTCTCTCACGGGGGTCCTCATCGCCGCGGGAATGGGACGTCCAGTCCCAAGAGGCCCGCCGGGGCCCCATGCCGTTGCTCCAGTCGGGCCGACAGGACGGCCCCGGTGGACTGTGAGCAGAACTACATGAAGTGAAGCTCGGACTGTGGGAGCGCGGACTCAGAGAACGACTGACCGGGCTACGAGATCTTGCACGTTCTGGGTGGTACCTACACAAACCAGCAGCAGTCGAGACAATGatgaaaacaaagaaaaatattttacaaaacataaaaaaacccaCAAATGTACtcattcttatttttatattaggGTGAAAAGACGTCCCCgggaaatgttcaaaacagccTGTAAATACACCGCAAAAAAATCCCATCCATCATAGCCTGCTGGTAACCAGAGCAGTCGTGCAGTGATTATTTTCACCAACAGAGGGAGCTGTAAGCTACACTGATTAAGAATAGCAGGACACCACTACTTTAGCTATGAAGAACTAAACCTAGTCGACAGCAGAGCACTATTATCTATCTTCAGTTGTCAGAAGAGACACCTTTATCAGTTTCAAGGTAGTTACATTCTAGCTGTTCATGTTAAAGTAAATGCTGTTTGTCTGTACTATATTACCATACAGTAACATGCATATAATATTATACTGTATGCAATTTTAAAAGTTGAACACCAAAACGTCTGCCATTACAACGCAGTAatttacacacacacgtttgttttgcTATATAAGTAAGGACAcataatagtttttatactttacaaactgtaaattctatccccctacagtgcccctaaacttaccatcacaggaaacgttctgcattttaataaaacagtgtttagtatgtttttaaagctatgtTAAATATGAGGACAAATGAAATGTCGTATTTCATGTTTGTGTCGTGCATACCAGTGTTACACCCATGTCATTGTACAAATtagtgtcctcataaatcacaaACACCCACCCAAACCCACACatatgttttatggggacttttcatagacaaggatttttttatactgtacaaactggatATCTCCTAACCTTAACCCTACCCATCaaagaaaacattctgcatttaatttaattttcaaaaaactgaatttattatgATTTAAGCTGTTttcacaaggacaaggatttcggatatcgCCATCTTGGTggagacattttgtccccataatgtgGGGTttacaaggacacacacacacacttttgattcactatctttgtggggactctccatagacttaatggtttttataccgtacaaactgtgcattatatccccttacactgcccctgcccctaaacctacccaccacaggaaacattctgcatttttacaatgtaggtgatctccgtaggttttactatccttatggggacatctGGTCCCctcaatgtaatataaacaaagacaaacacacacacacacaccctttccTTAGTACTTTTTTTCCCTTCATTATGATATCAGGACAGTTGTATTTATCCTGACGCTTTTGACTTACTCCCTCAAAAATGTGAGTTTTATTTTTGGATTTTAATTCATTAGAAATTCCTTGTATATgtgaaatgcatttttaaataaatatatggtCCCAAACTTATAAAATGACGCATAAATATGTCCTGATGTCATTCTCACCTGTCAGTCTCCTGCATCTCATCTCGCTCTCTCTGGGAATTGATGTCTTGGATGATTGAATCGACATCTTTACCTGGTTTCTGCATCAGAAAGTAAAACACTCAGAGTTTGGTTTGTTCAAGTGTGATCACGATGAGACAGGATGACACAtaccttcagctgcagctccttGTATCTCTTGGACATGCGGATGAGAAGTTTTTGTCCATTGATGGAGGCCGGCTGCAGTTGGTAGTACTGCACCATCGCCTGAGCCGCCTCCACGTATGCCATTTCAAGAAAAGCCTGACAGAAAGCATGCATGAAACATAAAATGTGTCAAATGTGATCCTAACAGATCTTTTAAGATATTCTCTTTAATTGCGTAATAAATCTTCAAGACAGTTACAAGATCAATTCAACGCCAGGCATTTCAGGCACATGTCAATCTTGGCACTGGACCCAGAATGTGATCCAGTTGGTACTAACAACACCAATTAAAAAGTCAATCAAATGTGATTAACGAATCAAGGGGATGGAGACATCATCTGTGTCAGGGTTTAAAGATAAAGCACATGAAATGCCTCCAGCCTGGCACTATTTACCACAAACTGTGTGATCAATCAACTCAGGACACTGCTATCGTCATTCCCAGGTAAAACAGTTGTTGAAATTAATATTACAGCTTGCAAAAATTGCGTCACCATGAAACACCATGTGTACTGCGGTGCGATCGGAAAAGGGCACTTTCACGATTAAAGGGGCAGAGGCTCAGTGACCTTTTATGAGGATTTACTAAGCGGTAACCTCCCGCagattctcttgaagccaacacAGAGGTGACTTAAACTGAAATTCATCGAATTGGCTCCAGAAGGGAGTCAATTCCATATATCtgtcatgttaaaatgcccaactttacagcagaacaTGCTGAACATATTTACAGCCTGATAGAAGATTGTGTTTTGGCCTTTCAAGTTcggcataattaagggcatggcTACTTGTGTGATAGGTAGAATGGAACTATGGTCAAGCTAGGTGGGCGTAGTTTCAGCAACAAGgcacctcagctccacccaAGTCCCGCTTGATAAGTGAGTTCAGTGTGCACAATTTGCCGTAGAGATATGTGCGAGAGGTCTGTGCCTGCCTTCAATTGATGGCACGCTGAAAGGGTGTTGaacatacagtggggcaaaaaagtatttagtcagccaccaatggtgcaagttctcccacttaaaaagatgagaggggcctgtaattttcatcatagttacacttcaactatgagagacagaattagaaaaaaaatccagaaaatcacattgtctgatttttaaagaatttatttgcaaattatggtggaaaataagtatttggtcacctacaaaaagcatgatttctggctctcacagacatgtaacttcttctttaataggctcctctgtcctccaatttttacctgtattaatggcacctgtttgaactcgttatcagtataaaagacacctgtccacaacctcaaacagtcagactccaaactccactatggccaagaccaaagagctgtcaaaggacaccagaaacaaaattgtagacctgcaccaggctgggaagactgaatctgcaataggtaagcagcttggtgtgaagaaatcaaagGTGGGAGCAATTactagaaaatggaagacatacaagaccactgataatctccctcgatctgaggctccacgcaagatctcaccctgtggggtcaaaatgatcacaagaacggtgagcaaaaatcccagaaccataCGGGgcgacctagtgaatgacctgcagagagctgggaccaaagtaacaaaggctaccatcagtaacacactatgcCGCCAGGGACTTAAATCCTGgagtgccagacgtgtccccctgctcAAGCCAGTATATGTCCGGGCCCGTCTGAAGTTtactagagagcatttggatgatccagaagaggactgggataatgtcatatggtcagatgaaactaaaATAGAGCTTTtgataaaaactcaacttgtcgtgtttggaggagaaagaatgctgagaaAGAATTGctccatacctactgtgaagatGTGGGCTgttggctgtttttctgcaaaggaaCCAGGACcactgatccgtgtaaaggaaagaatgaatggggtcatatatcgtgagattttgagtaaaaacctccttccatcagcaagagCATTGACGATGAaatgtggctgggtctttcagcatgacaatgatcctaAACACACCACCTgggcaacgaaggagtggcttgtaagaagcat
This genomic window contains:
- the rbm20 gene encoding RNA-binding protein 20 isoform X3, translated to MLGKLPQSTSRVKADPSGCCVFFQMLSALQFIMISSTSGEKLDNKSSPLGGGHGGVGQNLLLSPAGLQLAQLQAQLTLHRLKLAQTTNSAAAATVLNQVLSNVAMSQPLFNHLRGSSMAQAHGGAFPPPPPPIAFPPPNAALGQLVGGGFTPNPTGIRPTAYSGVSNQKVGQHNDFGKKAGTYSTDTDRRLQFGYLGGNSVVASKPCDGGQYGGATTQPRNNVHNNFQRDFYSSENPVQQIGFMGGSNDQNLGSVSSSATKEQWKGPINLGKMDMCTGAGSGGWVPPGPGFVGQRAELYNPEEPTADPKFNSTCGPGTGPPIGQQGGFQQQPHVSQGEEGVTMSLQPHQFNDYHGTTPSHLPHQCTICEKKVYNLKDWDQHVKGKLHLQNCSLYTESPTLGAVHFPVSSEGCLNMALSNTMAYTSAAIQDVSTGSASYPLQSFPLSGPGFTSGAKFLQRKACPGRVVHICNLPEGSCTENDVINLGLPFGKVTNYILMRSTHQAFLEMAYVEAAQAMVQYYQLQPASINGQKLLIRMSKRYKELQLKKPGKDVDSIIQDINSQRERDEMQETDRYHPERARSRSPVSRSLSPRSHSPSFTSCSSAHSPPGPSCRPDWSNGMGPRRASWDWTSHSRGDEDPRERDDWRNDEEERANGWLSERRKPYLKSGDRISPRMGPGDERGRDWYPRGSPQGSSFSSYHSIDDFYKKDSLYKTDKLSRPQHQRHEGKSKRREGGDYHRPRHSESDVTDDTSSSRIAEDRGRSKRSSRKQDKEEKESENQKEEHKAKERSASPHNSKPEESSKCDRDGDSEGLESGDDGEEESWYPKSMEELVTVDEVGGEDDSIVEPDLPDFQEEDRGVESTTESPKPNAKTPTEVEDNVVELPTLPTLDLVPKQSSGGARSCPGETPLKASAPEQPVSQLNQFPSHEFKSALEETCTTAEMDTQTNTATPSGPPNHSSTSETGKVTDSSNDERKAAETDNKEPCLKQDSQKKDIPESLPAPSPQATDISAASPSQDQEKAISEHSIPLGVEFIVPRTGFYCNLCGLFYTNEQTAKTSHCRSTIHYRNLQKYLSQLAEESLLNFHTESPKTE
- the rbm20 gene encoding RNA-binding protein 20 isoform X5 is translated as MLSALQFIMISSTSGEKLDNKSSPLGGGHGGVGQNLLLSPAGLQLAQLQAQLTLHRLKLAQTTNSAAAATVLNQVLSNVAMSQPLFNHLRGSSMAQAHGGAFPPPPPPIAFPPPNAALGQLVGGGFTPNPTGIRPTAYSGVSNQKVGQHNDFGKKAGTYSTDTDRRLQFGYLGGNSVVASKPCDGGQYGGATTQPRNNVHNNFQRDFYSSENPVQQIGFMGGSNDQNLGSVSSSATKEQWKGPINLGKMDMCTGAGSGGWVPPGPGFVGQRAELYNPEEPTADPKFNSTCGPGTGPPIGQQGGFQQQPHVSQGEEGVTMSLQPHQFNDYHGTTPSHLPHQCTICEKKVYNLKDWDQHVKGKLHLQNCSLYTESPTLGAVHFPVSSEGCLNMALSNTMAYTSAAIQDVSTGSASYPLQSFPLSGPGFTSGAKFLQRKACPGRVVHICNLPEGSCTENDVINLGLPFGKVTNYILMRSTHQAFLEMAYVEAAQAMVQYYQLQPASINGQKLLIRMSKRYKELQLKKPGKDVDSIIQDINSQRERDEMQETDRYHPERARSRSPVSRSLSPRSHSPSFTSCSSAHSPPGPSCRPDWSNGMGPRRASWDWTSHSRGDEDPRERDDWRNDEEERANGWLSERRKPYLKSGDRISPRMGPGDERGRDWYPRGSPQGSSFSSYHSIDDFYKKDSLYKTDKLSRPQHQRHEGKSKRREGGDYHRPRHSESDVTDDTSSSRIAEDRGRSKRSSRKQDKEEKESENQKEEHKAKERSASPHNSKPEESSKCDRDGDSEGLESGDDGEEESWYPKSMEELVTVDEVGGEDDSIVEPDLPDFQEEDRGVESTTESPKPNAKTPTEVEDNVVELPTLPTLDLVPKQSSGGARSCPGETPLKASAPEQPVSQLNQFPSHEFKSALEETCTTAEMDTQTNTATPSGPPNHSSTSETGKVTDSSNDERKAAETDNKEPCLKQDSQKKDIPESLPAPSPQATDISAASPSQDQEKAISEHSIPLGVEFIVPRTGFYCNLCGLFYTNEQTAKTSHCRSTIHYRNLQKYLSQLAEESLLNFHTESPKTE
- the rbm20 gene encoding RNA-binding protein 20 isoform X1; this translates as MIYFKILSVMLSHICNIKRRHACGFVMIFHSLLLFPIVKADPSGCCVFFQMLSALQFIMISSTSGEKLDNKSSPLGGGHGGVGQNLLLSPAGLQLAQLQAQLTLHRLKLAQTTNSAAAATVLNQVLSNVAMSQPLFNHLRGSSMAQAHGGAFPPPPPPIAFPPPNAALGQLVGGGFTPNPTGIRPTAYSGVSNQKVGQHNDFGKKAGTYSTDTDRRLQFGYLGGNSVVASKPCDGGQYGGATTQPRNNVHNNFQRDFYSSENPVQQIGFMGGSNDQNLGSVSSSATKEQWKGPINLGKMDMCTGAGSGGWVPPGPGFVGQRAELYNPEEPTADPKFNSTCGPGTGPPIGQQGGFQQQPHVSQGEEGVTMSLQPHQFNDYHGTTPSHLPHQCTICEKKVYNLKDWDQHVKGKLHLQNCSLYTESPTLGAVHFPVSSEGCLNMALSNTMAYTSAAIQDVSTGSASYPLQSFPLSGPGFTSGAKFLQRKACPGRVVHICNLPEGSCTENDVINLGLPFGKVTNYILMRSTHQAFLEMAYVEAAQAMVQYYQLQPASINGQKLLIRMSKRYKELQLKKPGKDVDSIIQDINSQRERDEMQETDRYHPERARSRSPVSRSLSPRSHSPSFTSCSSAHSPPGPSCRPDWSNGMGPRRASWDWTSHSRGDEDPRERDDWRNDEEERANGWLSERRKPYLKSGDRISPRMGPGDERGRDWYPRGSPQGSSFSSYHSIDDFYKKDSLYKTDKLSRPQHQRHEGKSKRREGGDYHRPRHSESDVTDDTSSSRIAEDRGRSKRSSRKQDKEEKESENQKEEHKAKERSASPHNSKPEESSKCDRDGDSEGLESGDDGEEESWYPKSMEELVTVDEVGGEDDSIVEPDLPDFQEEDRGVESTTESPKPNAKTPTEVEDNVVELPTLPTLDLVPKQSSGGARSCPGETPLKASAPEQPVSQLNQFPSHEFKSALEETCTTAEMDTQTNTATPSGPPNHSSTSETGKVTDSSNDERKAAETDNKEPCLKQDSQKKDIPESLPAPSPQATDISAASPSQDQEKAISEHSIPLGVEFIVPRTGFYCNLCGLFYTNEQTAKTSHCRSTIHYRNLQKYLSQLAEESLLNFHTESPKTE
- the rbm20 gene encoding RNA-binding protein 20 isoform X4; the encoded protein is MGVPDAILGYIVSVFVFFGYFGVNCRVNMTLESTSGEKLDNKSSPLGGGHGGVGQNLLLSPAGLQLAQLQAQLTLHRLKLAQTTNSAAAATVLNQVLSNVAMSQPLFNHLRGSSMAQAHGGAFPPPPPPIAFPPPNAALGQLVGGGFTPNPTGIRPTAYSGVSNQKVGQHNDFGKKAGTYSTDTDRRLQFGYLGGNSVVASKPCDGGQYGGATTQPRNNVHNNFQRDFYSSENPVQQIGFMGGSNDQNLGSVSSSATKEQWKGPINLGKMDMCTGAGSGGWVPPGPGFVGQRAELYNPEEPTADPKFNSTCGPGTGPPIGQQGGFQQQPHVSQGEEGVTMSLQPHQFNDYHGTTPSHLPHQCTICEKKVYNLKDWDQHVKGKLHLQNCSLYTESPTLGAVHFPVSSEGCLNMALSNTMAYTSAAIQDVSTGSASYPLQSFPLSGPGFTSGAKFLQRKACPGRVVHICNLPEGSCTENDVINLGLPFGKVTNYILMRSTHQAFLEMAYVEAAQAMVQYYQLQPASINGQKLLIRMSKRYKELQLKKPGKDVDSIIQDINSQRERDEMQETDRYHPERARSRSPVSRSLSPRSHSPSFTSCSSAHSPPGPSCRPDWSNGMGPRRASWDWTSHSRGDEDPRERDDWRNDEEERANGWLSERRKPYLKSGDRISPRMGPGDERGRDWYPRGSPQGSSFSSYHSIDDFYKKDSLYKTDKLSRPQHQRHEGKSKRREGGDYHRPRHSESDVTDDTSSSRIAEDRGRSKRSSRKQDKEEKESENQKEEHKAKERSASPHNSKPEESSKCDRDGDSEGLESGDDGEEESWYPKSMEELVTVDEVGGEDDSIVEPDLPDFQEEDRGVESTTESPKPNAKTPTEVEDNVVELPTLPTLDLVPKQSSGGARSCPGETPLKASAPEQPVSQLNQFPSHEFKSALEETCTTAEMDTQTNTATPSGPPNHSSTSETGKVTDSSNDERKAAETDNKEPCLKQDSQKKDIPESLPAPSPQATDISAASPSQDQEKAISEHSIPLGVEFIVPRTGFYCNLCGLFYTNEQTAKTSHCRSTIHYRNLQKYLSQLAEESLLNFHTESPKTE
- the rbm20 gene encoding RNA-binding protein 20 isoform X6, which translates into the protein MSQPLFNHLRGSSMAQAHGGAFPPPPPPIAFPPPNAALGQLVGGGFTPNPTGIRPTAYSGVSNQKVGQHNDFGKKAGTYSTDTDRRLQFGYLGGNSVVASKPCDGGQYGGATTQPRNNVHNNFQRDFYSSENPVQQIGFMGGSNDQNLGSVSSSATKEQWKGPINLGKMDMCTGAGSGGWVPPGPGFVGQRAELYNPEEPTADPKFNSTCGPGTGPPIGQQGGFQQQPHVSQGEEGVTMSLQPHQFNDYHGTTPSHLPHQCTICEKKVYNLKDWDQHVKGKLHLQNCSLYTESPTLGAVHFPVSSEGCLNMALSNTMAYTSAAIQDVSTGSASYPLQSFPLSGPGFTSGAKFLQRKACPGRVVHICNLPEGSCTENDVINLGLPFGKVTNYILMRSTHQAFLEMAYVEAAQAMVQYYQLQPASINGQKLLIRMSKRYKELQLKKPGKDVDSIIQDINSQRERDEMQETDRYHPERARSRSPVSRSLSPRSHSPSFTSCSSAHSPPGPSCRPDWSNGMGPRRASWDWTSHSRGDEDPRERDDWRNDEEERANGWLSERRKPYLKSGDRISPRMGPGDERGRDWYPRGSPQGSSFSSYHSIDDFYKKDSLYKTDKLSRPQHQRHEGKSKRREGGDYHRPRHSESDVTDDTSSSRIAEDRGRSKRSSRKQDKEEKESENQKEEHKAKERSASPHNSKPEESSKCDRDGDSEGLESGDDGEEESWYPKSMEELVTVDEVGGEDDSIVEPDLPDFQEEDRGVESTTESPKPNAKTPTEVEDNVVELPTLPTLDLVPKQSSGGARSCPGETPLKASAPEQPVSQLNQFPSHEFKSALEETCTTAEMDTQTNTATPSGPPNHSSTSETGKVTDSSNDERKAAETDNKEPCLKQDSQKKDIPESLPAPSPQATDISAASPSQDQEKAISEHSIPLGVEFIVPRTGFYCNLCGLFYTNEQTAKTSHCRSTIHYRNLQKYLSQLAEESLLNFHTESPKTE